The Opitutus sp. ER46 genome has a window encoding:
- the mnmE gene encoding tRNA uridine-5-carboxymethylaminomethyl(34) synthesis GTPase MnmE translates to MRHDDTIAALATPAGTAAVALLRMSGPDTRDIVTALVGALPPARRARYLDYRTLDGSVLDDVLLTFFAGPHSYTGEDAAEISCHGNPYLAQRLLEDLFARGCRAATPGEFTQRAFLNGRMDLSQAEAVMDVIHARSERALAAAHRQLRGDLGRRMQGLVDRLLVVLARVEAYIDFPDEDLPIEDKALILKGLNELATETEQLLATSHYGELLRDGIKTVIIGAPNVGKSSLLNRLVGHERALVSPEPGTTRDFIEERLILGPHCLRVVDTAGLNPSPAPLERLGMAKTLERADLADLFLVMLDATAHSPSLPAEVAARVSAANCVVVMNKADLLPDPTPPVWAREGRFTVCIVSALTGSGLPRLAQAVVDKCDTFSSLVGEDGIAISARHAKALQEAKSSLAAAREKLEQQGPVELLASDLRTVLASYGEIIGKVDNERMLDQLFATFCIGK, encoded by the coding sequence ATGCGCCACGACGACACCATCGCCGCCCTCGCCACGCCCGCCGGCACCGCGGCCGTCGCGTTGCTGCGTATGAGCGGTCCCGATACACGGGACATCGTCACGGCGCTCGTCGGCGCGCTGCCGCCGGCGCGGCGGGCCCGTTATCTCGACTACCGTACCCTCGACGGCTCGGTGCTGGACGACGTGCTCCTCACGTTTTTCGCCGGGCCCCACTCCTACACGGGCGAGGATGCGGCGGAGATCTCGTGCCACGGCAACCCCTACCTCGCGCAACGTCTCCTCGAGGACCTGTTCGCCCGCGGTTGCCGCGCGGCCACTCCCGGCGAGTTCACGCAGCGGGCGTTCCTGAACGGCCGGATGGATCTGAGTCAGGCGGAGGCGGTGATGGATGTCATCCACGCACGCAGCGAACGGGCGCTGGCGGCCGCTCACCGTCAGTTGCGCGGCGATCTGGGACGGCGGATGCAGGGGTTGGTCGACCGGCTCCTCGTCGTGCTGGCGAGAGTCGAAGCCTACATCGATTTCCCGGACGAGGATCTGCCAATAGAGGACAAGGCGCTGATATTGAAAGGGTTGAACGAGCTCGCAACCGAGACGGAGCAGTTGCTGGCCACCAGTCACTACGGCGAGTTGCTCCGCGATGGCATCAAGACCGTCATCATTGGCGCGCCGAATGTCGGAAAGAGCAGCCTTTTGAACCGGTTGGTGGGGCACGAGCGGGCACTCGTCAGCCCGGAGCCGGGCACCACGCGCGACTTCATTGAGGAGAGGCTCATCCTCGGTCCGCACTGCCTCCGGGTGGTGGACACCGCCGGGCTGAACCCCTCGCCTGCCCCGCTTGAGCGGCTCGGTATGGCTAAGACGCTGGAACGGGCGGACCTTGCCGACCTGTTTCTCGTGATGCTCGATGCGACCGCGCACTCCCCCAGCCTGCCCGCCGAAGTTGCGGCTAGGGTCAGCGCGGCGAACTGCGTCGTCGTGATGAACAAGGCCGATCTGTTGCCCGATCCCACCCCGCCGGTCTGGGCTCGCGAGGGCAGGTTCACCGTGTGCATCGTCTCCGCGCTGACCGGCAGTGGCCTCCCTCGGTTAGCCCAAGCCGTTGTTGATAAATGTGATACATTTAGTTCGCTTGTCGGGGAGGACGGCATTGCCATCAGCGCGCGCCATGCGAAGGCGCTCCAGGAGGCGAAATCCAGCCTGGCTGCTGCGCGGGAGAAGCTGGAGCAGCAAGGCCCGGTGGAGTTGCTGGCCAGCGACCTGAGGACCGTCCTCGCAAGCTACGGGGAGATCATTGGCAAGGTGGACAACGAGCGGATGCTGGATCAGCTCTTCGCGACGTTCTGCATCGGCAAATGA
- the pdxH gene encoding pyridoxamine 5'-phosphate oxidase → MADPAPLTLFQEWFAEAKANEPFDPTAMAVATADAAGRPSVRMVLLKHADERGFVFYTNLESPKSNALRANPQAELCFHWPKLERQVRIHGRVEAVSDAEADAYYATRPRLSQLGAWASRQTQPIAGRFVLEQAVAAVGLRFPLGTVPRPPYWSGWRVVPESIEFWQSRAFRHHDRRVFTRDADGWKQQWLFP, encoded by the coding sequence ATGGCTGATCCTGCTCCGCTGACGCTGTTTCAGGAATGGTTTGCCGAGGCGAAGGCCAACGAGCCCTTCGATCCCACGGCGATGGCTGTCGCCACGGCGGACGCCGCGGGCCGTCCCTCGGTCCGCATGGTACTGCTCAAGCACGCCGACGAGCGCGGCTTCGTGTTCTACACCAACCTGGAGAGCCCGAAATCCAACGCCCTGCGCGCCAATCCCCAGGCGGAACTCTGCTTTCACTGGCCGAAACTCGAGCGGCAGGTGCGCATTCATGGTCGCGTGGAGGCAGTGAGCGACGCGGAGGCGGATGCCTATTACGCCACCCGCCCGCGGTTGAGCCAGCTGGGCGCCTGGGCCTCGCGGCAGACGCAGCCGATCGCGGGACGCTTCGTCCTCGAGCAGGCGGTCGCGGCCGTCGGTTTGCGATTCCCACTCGGGACGGTGCCGCGTCCACCATACTGGTCCGGCTGGCGGGTGGTGCCGGAGAGCATCGAATTCTGGCAGTCGCGCGCGTTCCGCCATCACGACCGCCGGGTGTTCACCCGCGACGCCGACGGTTGGAAGCAGCAGTGGCTGTTTCCGTGA
- a CDS encoding 6-phosphofructokinase, whose amino-acid sequence MAELVGNVLVGQSGGPTSVINASVAGIVAEALNHECIEEIYGAMNGVLGILQEDFIDLAAESQQQIRALRHTPGAALGTCRYKLKKQQDFERVLEVFKAHNIRYFFYIGGNDSQDTADKISKLAQEQNYELRVIGVPKTIDNDLPITDHTPGYASAVKYVTTAVREVACDNEAMGQGDLVSIIEVMGRSAGWIAAGAALAKRRDHPHDPPHLILLPEIPFAQEKVLEDVRRVLKREKYCLIVVAEGLVDSDGNYLAAEGAKDAFGHAQLGGAGDALAEIIGTNIPGTKVRVAKPGLLQRCAAHAASKTDSDEAFLAGEAAVEAAINGETDKMVTLVRGDTDHYTCETGLAPLADVANSVKKLPREWINEDNISMNFHFLRYAQPLIQGEVPVPYENGTPTFARLDKVRIDKQLPAYEL is encoded by the coding sequence ATGGCTGAACTCGTAGGAAATGTTTTGGTGGGTCAATCCGGTGGCCCGACCTCCGTCATCAACGCCAGCGTTGCGGGCATCGTCGCGGAGGCGCTCAACCATGAGTGCATCGAGGAAATCTACGGCGCCATGAACGGCGTGCTCGGGATCCTCCAGGAGGACTTCATCGATCTCGCGGCGGAGTCGCAGCAGCAGATCCGCGCCCTCCGGCATACCCCCGGCGCCGCCCTCGGCACGTGCCGCTACAAGCTCAAGAAGCAGCAGGATTTCGAGCGCGTGCTCGAGGTCTTCAAGGCGCACAACATCCGCTATTTCTTCTACATCGGCGGCAACGACTCGCAGGACACCGCCGACAAGATCTCGAAGCTCGCCCAGGAGCAGAATTACGAGCTCCGCGTCATCGGCGTGCCGAAGACGATCGATAACGACCTGCCCATCACCGACCACACCCCCGGCTACGCCAGCGCGGTGAAGTACGTGACCACGGCCGTGCGCGAAGTCGCCTGCGATAACGAGGCCATGGGCCAGGGCGATCTCGTCTCCATCATCGAGGTCATGGGCCGCAGCGCGGGCTGGATTGCCGCCGGCGCCGCCCTCGCCAAGCGCCGCGATCACCCGCACGATCCGCCGCACCTGATTCTCCTCCCCGAGATCCCCTTCGCCCAGGAGAAGGTTCTCGAGGACGTCCGCCGCGTGCTCAAGCGCGAGAAGTACTGCCTGATCGTCGTCGCCGAAGGCCTCGTCGATTCCGATGGCAACTACCTCGCCGCCGAGGGCGCGAAGGATGCTTTCGGTCACGCCCAGCTGGGCGGCGCGGGTGACGCGCTGGCCGAGATCATCGGCACCAACATTCCCGGCACCAAGGTGCGCGTCGCGAAGCCCGGCCTCCTGCAGCGCTGTGCCGCACACGCCGCCTCGAAGACCGACTCCGACGAGGCGTTCCTCGCCGGCGAGGCCGCCGTCGAGGCCGCCATCAACGGCGAAACCGACAAGATGGTCACGCTGGTCCGCGGCGACACCGACCACTACACCTGCGAGACGGGCCTGGCGCCGCTGGCCGACGTCGCGAACTCGGTGAAGAAGCTGCCCCGCGAGTGGATCAACGAGGACAACATCTCGATGAACTTCCACTTCCTGCGTTATGCGCAGCCCCTCATCCAGGGTGAAGTTCCGGTGCCCTACGAGAACGGCACGCCGACGTTTGCCCGCCTCGACAAGGTGCGGATCGACAAGCAGCTCCCCGCTTACGAGCTGTAA
- the purB gene encoding adenylosuccinate lyase produces the protein MNEPTSTPSIPNVLAERYASAAMKDIWSQQGRIALERDFWIAVMKAQRDLGVPIPAEAVKDYERVKGQIDLASIAKRERVTLHDVKARIEEFSDLAKRQFIHLGLTSRDLTENVEQLQILRSLKLVHFKAAAALLALAKQAELNRDLMITGRTHNVPAQPTTLGKRLAMFGEELLSAFTRLEELLNRYPVRGLKGAVGTQLDQLTLLGGDNGKVDQLESRVLKHLGFRASLSAVGQVYPRSLDFEVVTVLHQLGAAMASCATTLRLMAGAGLLTEGFQEGQVGSSAMPHKVNARNCERICGFGTILGGFVAMTTGLSGHQWNEGDVSCSVVRRVALPDSFFAIDGALETFITVMRQMEVFSAAIAAENERNLPFLATTTILMEAVKRGAGRETAHEAIKEHALAAAKALRSGSGDADLLARLAGDRRIGLGKKTLQAILSENVRFVGAAPHQVDAFLAEVHPLARKHRGAADYQPARLL, from the coding sequence GTGAACGAGCCGACTTCTACCCCTTCCATTCCGAACGTTCTCGCCGAGCGCTACGCGTCGGCCGCGATGAAGGACATCTGGTCGCAACAGGGCCGCATCGCCCTCGAGCGCGACTTCTGGATCGCCGTGATGAAGGCCCAGCGCGATCTGGGCGTGCCGATTCCCGCCGAGGCGGTGAAGGACTACGAACGGGTGAAGGGCCAGATCGACCTCGCCTCGATCGCGAAACGCGAGCGCGTGACGCTGCACGACGTAAAGGCCCGCATCGAGGAGTTCTCCGACCTCGCCAAGCGCCAGTTTATCCACCTCGGGCTCACGAGCCGCGACCTCACGGAGAACGTCGAGCAGCTGCAGATCCTCCGCTCGCTGAAGCTGGTGCATTTCAAGGCGGCCGCCGCGCTGCTGGCGCTGGCAAAGCAGGCCGAGTTGAACCGCGACCTGATGATCACGGGCCGCACGCACAACGTGCCCGCGCAGCCCACGACCCTGGGCAAGCGCCTCGCGATGTTTGGCGAGGAACTGCTCAGTGCCTTCACCCGCCTCGAGGAGCTGCTCAACCGGTACCCGGTGCGCGGGCTCAAGGGCGCGGTCGGCACCCAGCTCGACCAGCTCACGTTGCTCGGCGGCGACAACGGCAAGGTCGACCAGCTCGAGTCGCGCGTGCTGAAGCATCTCGGTTTCCGCGCCTCGCTGTCCGCCGTCGGCCAGGTTTACCCGCGAAGCCTCGATTTCGAAGTCGTCACCGTGTTGCACCAGCTCGGCGCCGCGATGGCGAGCTGCGCGACCACGCTGCGCCTCATGGCGGGCGCGGGCCTGCTCACCGAGGGTTTCCAGGAGGGCCAGGTCGGCTCCTCGGCGATGCCGCACAAGGTGAACGCGCGAAACTGCGAACGCATCTGCGGCTTCGGCACCATCCTCGGCGGGTTTGTCGCCATGACCACGGGGCTCTCCGGCCACCAGTGGAACGAAGGCGACGTGTCCTGCTCGGTGGTGCGCCGTGTGGCGCTGCCGGATTCCTTCTTCGCCATCGATGGCGCGCTCGAGACTTTCATCACCGTGATGCGGCAGATGGAGGTGTTCTCGGCCGCGATCGCGGCGGAGAACGAGCGCAACCTCCCCTTCCTCGCCACCACGACCATCCTCATGGAGGCCGTGAAGCGCGGCGCGGGTCGCGAAACCGCGCACGAAGCCATCAAGGAACACGCCCTCGCCGCCGCGAAGGCGCTCCGTTCCGGCAGCGGCGACGCCGACCTGCTCGCCCGGCTCGCGGGCGATCGCCGGATCGGCCTCGGCAAGAAGACGCTGCAGGCGATCCTTTCGGAAAACGTCCGTTTCGTCGGCGCGGCGCCACACCAGGTGGACGCGTTTCTCGCCGAGGTGCATCCCCTCGCCCGCAAGCATCGCGGCGCGGCGGATTACCAGCCGGCCCGGTTGCTCTGA
- the holA gene encoding DNA polymerase III subunit delta — protein MASGKNFTFICGQDDYLVGRQGKERFEALVASEGADEFSREIINGFAANVGEVETAVNQFRNSVQTVSMFGTKRIVWLKDVNFLADSVTGRAESTLKLVDDLQAILQGVNPAETAVLVTAAPVDRRRSFPKWVEKNADFTLVGGDTDNASEALAEVARNEAKALGTSFGPGALELMLAKVGANTRLIVEETQKLATYAGDGPIEEAFVADLTPNVAEGDFFEAAEAFFSGDLKWTLAALNRHFFSGGDARPIISALQNRNRILLQVRALVDAGDVRVGQRGIDGLQRAASTYASRFVGSTEKSSYNVFTQNPWYLGKLAGSAKLPSLRRLIDNQQEFIRAFEEIISRSDEQEEVLREMSVRCLSA, from the coding sequence ATGGCGAGCGGCAAAAACTTCACGTTCATCTGCGGCCAGGACGACTATCTCGTGGGTCGCCAGGGGAAGGAGCGCTTCGAGGCGCTCGTCGCTAGCGAGGGCGCGGATGAGTTCTCCCGTGAGATCATCAACGGCTTCGCCGCCAACGTCGGCGAGGTGGAGACTGCCGTGAACCAGTTCCGCAACTCGGTCCAGACGGTCTCGATGTTCGGCACCAAACGCATCGTCTGGCTGAAGGACGTGAACTTCCTCGCCGACTCCGTCACCGGTCGCGCCGAGAGCACGCTGAAGCTGGTCGATGACCTGCAGGCGATCCTCCAGGGGGTGAACCCCGCCGAAACCGCGGTCCTCGTCACCGCCGCGCCCGTCGACCGGCGGCGCTCGTTTCCCAAGTGGGTCGAAAAGAACGCCGACTTCACGCTGGTCGGTGGCGATACCGACAACGCCAGCGAGGCGCTGGCCGAGGTGGCCCGCAACGAGGCGAAAGCGCTCGGCACCAGTTTCGGGCCGGGCGCGCTCGAGCTGATGCTCGCCAAGGTCGGCGCCAACACCCGGCTGATCGTCGAGGAAACACAGAAACTCGCCACCTACGCCGGCGACGGCCCGATCGAGGAGGCGTTCGTCGCCGACCTCACGCCCAACGTCGCCGAGGGCGATTTCTTCGAGGCCGCCGAGGCGTTTTTCAGCGGCGACCTCAAGTGGACCCTCGCCGCACTCAACCGGCACTTCTTCAGCGGCGGCGACGCCCGCCCGATCATCAGCGCCCTCCAGAACCGCAACCGGATTCTCCTGCAGGTCCGCGCGCTCGTAGACGCCGGCGACGTGCGGGTCGGCCAGCGCGGCATCGACGGCCTGCAGCGCGCCGCGAGCACGTACGCCAGCCGGTTCGTCGGCTCGACCGAGAAGAGCTCGTACAACGTCTTCACCCAGAACCCCTGGTACCTCGGCAAACTCGCCGGCAGCGCGAAGCTCCCGAGCCTGCGCCGCCTCATCGACAACCAGCAGGAGTTCATCCGCGCCTTCGAGGAGATCATCAGCCGCTCCGACGAGCAGGAGGAAGTGCTGCGCGAGATGTCGGTCCGCTGCCTCAGCGCCTGA
- a CDS encoding glycosyltransferase family 39 protein, with amino-acid sequence MAAPAPTPVAPGYWRRDLLCLTVAFAILFFFRLGTSPLANPDEGRYAEIAREMVVSGDWVTPRLNGVNYFEKPPLVYWVTAVGLSLFGDGEWVARVAPALFALGGVLLTYAATRRLYGRWPGIAAAVVLGTSLFYYIMGRSLFLDMSVSVLMSATLFCFILAVRTPVSAGWGGGARRWFFYGLYISAALATLTKGMIGFMVTGAVMFCWLLIFNQWRYLRPLYLPSGVALFLAVALPWHILAALRNETWVQRYIVYEHFERFLTPAASREGPPWYFIPIILVGLFPWVGFLWPAVRAWFAGGWKRRAEHADRWFFVTWFGFIFLFFSVSSSKLPPYILPVFPALAVIFGRWIGSRFERADDAPVRGGTWLFAAVAATLAVLVILAVTQPKVADLAEELARGLRPTAFAAAATLLLGAGACVWLGLRRGARAAFGVVAATMLAFYLVLSFGNLPDSIKPGTKALALIVKARAQPGDRVVHYHEFFHDFTFYADRVVDVVAFQGELQLNEDAGAQASGRFMDEATFRRLWDGPQRVFAVARRRDLDRRADGQVTLFTDPTFRYHLLGETRRHYLFSNHP; translated from the coding sequence ATGGCTGCTCCTGCCCCAACTCCGGTGGCGCCCGGTTACTGGCGCCGCGACCTGCTGTGTCTCACGGTGGCGTTCGCGATCCTGTTCTTTTTCCGGCTGGGAACCTCGCCCCTGGCGAATCCCGACGAGGGGCGCTATGCCGAAATCGCGCGCGAAATGGTGGTTAGCGGCGATTGGGTCACCCCGCGCCTGAATGGCGTGAACTACTTCGAAAAGCCGCCGCTGGTGTACTGGGTCACGGCGGTCGGGCTGAGCCTCTTTGGCGATGGCGAGTGGGTGGCGCGCGTCGCGCCGGCGTTGTTCGCGCTCGGCGGCGTGCTGCTGACCTATGCCGCCACCCGCCGGCTGTACGGACGCTGGCCGGGGATCGCGGCGGCGGTCGTCCTGGGGACATCGCTCTTCTACTACATCATGGGGCGCTCGCTCTTCCTGGACATGAGCGTGTCGGTCCTGATGAGCGCCACGTTGTTCTGCTTCATCCTGGCGGTCCGCACGCCGGTGTCGGCGGGCTGGGGTGGGGGCGCGCGCCGTTGGTTCTTCTACGGACTCTATATCAGTGCGGCGCTGGCGACGCTGACCAAGGGCATGATCGGCTTCATGGTCACGGGGGCGGTGATGTTCTGCTGGCTGCTGATCTTCAATCAGTGGCGCTACCTGCGTCCGCTGTACCTGCCGAGCGGCGTCGCGCTGTTCCTGGCGGTGGCGCTGCCGTGGCACATCCTCGCGGCGCTGCGCAACGAGACCTGGGTGCAGCGCTACATCGTGTACGAGCACTTCGAGCGCTTCCTGACCCCGGCCGCGAGCCGCGAGGGGCCGCCGTGGTACTTCATTCCGATCATCCTCGTGGGCCTGTTCCCGTGGGTCGGCTTTCTTTGGCCGGCGGTGCGCGCGTGGTTCGCCGGCGGGTGGAAACGGCGCGCCGAGCACGCCGACCGCTGGTTCTTCGTCACCTGGTTCGGCTTCATCTTCCTCTTCTTCTCGGTCTCCAGCTCCAAGCTGCCGCCCTACATCCTCCCCGTGTTTCCGGCTCTGGCGGTGATCTTCGGGCGCTGGATCGGCTCCCGTTTCGAGCGCGCCGACGACGCTCCGGTTCGCGGCGGTACCTGGCTGTTTGCCGCGGTGGCCGCGACGCTCGCCGTGCTGGTGATCCTGGCGGTGACGCAGCCCAAGGTGGCAGACCTCGCCGAGGAACTCGCCCGCGGCTTGCGCCCGACGGCGTTCGCCGCCGCCGCCACGCTCCTCCTCGGGGCCGGCGCCTGCGTCTGGCTCGGGCTCCGGCGCGGCGCGCGCGCAGCGTTTGGCGTCGTCGCCGCCACGATGCTGGCATTCTACCTGGTGCTGTCGTTCGGCAATCTGCCCGATTCCATCAAGCCCGGCACCAAGGCGCTCGCGCTGATCGTGAAGGCGCGAGCCCAGCCCGGGGACCGCGTCGTCCACTACCACGAGTTCTTCCACGACTTCACCTTCTACGCCGATCGGGTGGTCGACGTCGTCGCGTTCCAGGGCGAACTCCAGCTCAACGAGGATGCGGGGGCGCAAGCGAGTGGCCGGTTCATGGACGAGGCGACGTTCCGCCGGCTGTGGGACGGCCCGCAGCGGGTGTTTGCGGTGGCGCGCCGCCGTGATCTCGATCGCCGGGCCGACGGCCAGGTCACGCTCTTCACCGATCCGACGTTCCGTTATCATTTGCTCGGCGAAACGCGGCGCCATTACCTCTTCAGCAACCATCCCTGA
- a CDS encoding DegT/DnrJ/EryC1/StrS aminotransferase family protein, with translation MSASSQSPSGQPAAATAAQPYLPMTRPTIDDATIAGVAEVLRSGWITSGPNVKALEAKLSEHCGGRPVRAFNSGTCTMEIALRIAGVGPGHEVITTPLSWVATSNVILEVGARPVFVDIDPVTRNIDLERIEAAITPATRAIIPVDLAGLPVDRDRLYAIVRKHGLRVVEDAAQSFGANWRGRPIGAAGDFVSFSFHPNKNVTTIEGGALVLNNDQEAKLAEQYRLQGVVRSGFDGMEVDVVGGKFNLTDVAARVGLGQLPHLVEFNTRRTELARAYFAALDAAGAAELGLGLPPRDFSQTNWHMFQVTLPDGSGALRRAEVMSRMHEAGIGTGVHYPAIHLFAVYRRLGWKEGDLPLAERVCRTILTLPLFPAMTPADVTRVVQTLMRVLRPGRPA, from the coding sequence ATGTCCGCCAGCTCCCAGTCTCCCTCCGGCCAGCCCGCAGCCGCCACGGCCGCGCAGCCCTACCTGCCGATGACCCGGCCCACGATCGACGATGCCACCATTGCGGGCGTCGCCGAGGTCCTGCGTTCCGGCTGGATCACCTCCGGGCCGAACGTGAAGGCGCTGGAGGCGAAGCTGTCCGAGCACTGCGGCGGCCGGCCGGTGCGGGCGTTCAACTCCGGCACCTGCACGATGGAGATCGCGCTGCGCATCGCCGGTGTCGGCCCGGGCCATGAGGTCATCACCACGCCGCTCTCCTGGGTGGCGACGAGCAATGTCATTCTCGAGGTCGGCGCGCGCCCCGTGTTTGTCGATATCGACCCGGTCACGCGCAACATCGACCTCGAGCGGATCGAGGCTGCGATCACGCCGGCGACGCGCGCGATCATCCCGGTCGACCTGGCCGGGTTGCCGGTGGACCGCGACCGGCTGTACGCGATCGTCCGTAAGCACGGGCTGCGCGTTGTCGAGGACGCGGCGCAGTCCTTTGGCGCGAACTGGCGTGGGCGGCCGATTGGCGCCGCCGGCGACTTCGTCTCGTTCAGTTTTCATCCCAACAAGAACGTCACCACGATCGAGGGCGGCGCGCTGGTCCTGAACAACGACCAGGAGGCGAAACTCGCCGAGCAGTACCGGCTGCAGGGCGTGGTGCGCTCGGGCTTCGACGGCATGGAGGTCGATGTCGTGGGCGGGAAATTCAACCTGACCGATGTCGCGGCGCGCGTCGGGCTCGGCCAGCTCCCGCACCTGGTGGAGTTCAACACCCGCCGGACCGAGCTGGCGCGTGCGTACTTCGCGGCGTTGGACGCCGCCGGCGCCGCCGAGCTGGGCCTCGGGCTGCCGCCGCGCGACTTCAGCCAGACCAACTGGCATATGTTCCAGGTGACGCTGCCCGACGGTTCCGGCGCGCTCCGCCGCGCCGAGGTGATGAGCCGGATGCACGAGGCGGGGATCGGCACCGGGGTGCACTACCCGGCGATCCACCTCTTTGCCGTGTACCGCCGGCTCGGCTGGAAGGAAGGCGACCTGCCGCTCGCCGAGCGCGTCTGCCGCACCATTCTCACGCTTCCGCTTTTCCCGGCGATGACGCCGGCCGATGTGACGCGCGTCGTGCAGACGCTCATGCGCGTTCTCCGCCCGGGCCGCCCCGCGTGA
- a CDS encoding glycosyltransferase, whose protein sequence is MSDSPQLDLSIVIPVYNEELNLPTLFTRLYPVLDALGRRYEVIFTNDGSADRSLALLREQHARRPDVTRVIDFNANYGQHMAIMAAFERVRGAVIVTLDADLQNPPEEIPKLLEKIDAGHDYVGGFRLHRQDSFFRKYASRLINYVREKTTSIEMTDQGCMLRAYSRQIIDAIVRSGAINTFIPALAYSFSGNPAEVGVKHEERHAGVSNYSFYGLVRLNFDLITGFSLAPLQYFTMFAGLSSLGSLALVVLLLIRRFAFNLDRETFGVFTLFAILFFLLSVAMIGIGLIGEYVGRTYQVVRARQRYFVREMLETSGKVEG, encoded by the coding sequence ATGAGTGACTCCCCGCAGCTCGACCTCTCGATCGTCATCCCCGTTTACAACGAGGAACTGAACCTGCCGACGCTCTTCACCCGCCTGTATCCGGTGCTCGATGCGCTCGGCCGCCGCTACGAGGTGATCTTCACCAACGACGGCAGCGCCGACCGCTCGCTCGCGCTCCTGCGCGAACAGCATGCGCGCCGGCCCGACGTGACGCGCGTGATCGATTTCAACGCCAACTACGGCCAGCACATGGCCATCATGGCGGCATTCGAGCGCGTGCGCGGCGCGGTGATCGTGACCCTCGACGCCGACTTGCAGAATCCGCCCGAGGAGATTCCGAAGCTCCTCGAAAAAATCGACGCCGGACACGACTACGTCGGCGGTTTCCGTCTCCACCGGCAGGACTCTTTCTTCCGCAAGTACGCGTCGCGGCTGATCAACTACGTGCGCGAGAAGACGACGAGCATCGAGATGACCGACCAGGGCTGCATGCTGCGCGCCTACAGCCGGCAGATCATCGACGCGATCGTGCGCAGCGGGGCGATCAACACCTTCATTCCGGCCCTGGCGTACAGCTTCTCGGGCAACCCGGCCGAGGTGGGCGTGAAGCATGAGGAGCGGCACGCGGGCGTATCCAACTATTCGTTCTACGGGCTGGTCCGGTTGAACTTCGACCTGATCACGGGCTTCTCCCTGGCGCCGCTGCAATACTTCACGATGTTCGCGGGCCTCAGTTCGCTGGGCAGCCTGGCGCTCGTGGTCCTGCTGTTGATCCGCCGCTTCGCATTCAACCTCGATCGCGAGACCTTCGGCGTATTCACCCTGTTCGCGATCCTCTTCTTCCTGCTCAGCGTGGCGATGATTGGCATCGGCCTGATCGGCGAGTACGTCGGCCGCACCTACCAGGTCGTCCGCGCGCGCCAGCGGTACTTTGTGCGCGAGATGCTCGAAACCTCGGGAAAAGTTGAAGGTTGA